In Erpetoichthys calabaricus chromosome 11, fErpCal1.3, whole genome shotgun sequence, the DNA window CTAAGACCTGGAAGAATATGATTTATATTCCAACGGGCCATAAACCTAAAACATACAACAAAAGCCACACTGGAGTGACTTAAACAACCATGAAATGGCCCCGTCAAAGCCAAAACCTCAGCCCAACTGAGCATCTGTAAGACAGTTCAAAAATGGCTATTCACAAACGTTTCTCTCTACATTATGATGGATCTTGAGTAATCTTCCAAGAGTAATGGACAACAATTCCACTTTCAAGAtgtacaaagctgatagagacttACCCAAAGAGACTCacagctgtaattgctgccaaaggaggtcCTGTTAAGTTTTAACTCTGTAATAGCTATTTGTTGTTGCATTTAAAAAGAGTAAGGTTTTACAGGAATTGATATCCTGAAGTCAAGATATCTTCAAAAGCATCAGTTTGTGATATCTCCAAATGCACCTGAgacatccagaaatgcatttaaATGTCTCATATGTATCGGGAAATCTTGATATGAatgtcaaatttattaaaagctggACTGTGTCTGGGATATCTGAAATGAATTTTGAGATACTTCTAAATGGTAATTTGCCTTGCTATAATAGCCCACACTTTTGGGTGTAGTAGGTAACCAGAGCCCTACCCCCCATTGAAACCCTGTGATATACATACAAACCTTTTGGTCATGACATACAGTATGCCAAGTACTCAGGAATTGTAAGGCAGCATACTTTATTCATACAAATCACCATGATATACAATTCAAGATTAAATACAGGCTCACACAATGCTCACACAAATGCAAACTGAAAAATCATTCAGTTAAATGGTGAGACAAAGGAAAggtaaaaatcagaaaatgactGAATCAACAGGCAAATCAAGctaaatcaaaaaatgtattatgcatGCATGACCAATCTCTGTGATCACTAATATGGCTGAatgcagaaaagacaaaataaatatcatATAATGTACTTTTTCTATATACTTACATTATAACACAGAtgtcttaatttttaaaaatgttttgagtcTTGCAATTTCTTATACAGCTGAACTGATACTGTAAGACCATAACTGCTTTAAGttctgtaactattttttctgcatcttgttaaaaaaaaaatcaattaaactattggaccaaaaataaaaatgtctccaACACAACACAGGCATTCATGAGGGTGCATCTAAATACTGAGCATTTGGCTGTTTCTTgagcaatattttgtttttagactATTTGTTCCATCATTTTGTGAACTTacaatctactctctatatataaaattctaagtgcaacaattttgtgcaacgattttacgtgacattttaatgtcacttttttgtcacactttcaaTCGGACTTATTTTGAAACCTACagatatatgtttggtatcattcttttcacaatttatcaaactttaatgtgatgttgttatattttcagattcttattccagttttaaattctaaactaaaaattaTCAAGAACTAACGTccagcgagacaagactttgtgccaaaatatttaaccacgcccggtgccggaaataaaagacaaagagtaggacagctgctgtacaggtttttaaacgTTCAAAGCACTGCACGAGATGCTGATCACGcgtcatggcagcagcagcagcaagccagcagctgatcgaacaaagaggaggtaaaaaaaaaactgtatttgtttcccattgtatcaccgtttaagagggggtttaggaggagcgaccgcgtctccatGGCACGTTCAGACCCCTCTTCACAAACCCCTTAAtatccaataaaaaaataaataaaaaacaaactatctatctatctatctatctatctatctatctatctatctatctatctatctatctatctatctatctatctatctatctatctatctatctatctatctatctatatggacaGTCTGATATTATGGCAGAACCAATAAGAGCAGGTATGTTCCTTCTGCACTCTTACTATTACTGGTTCTTAAATGgctctttatggttctttacttggTTGTGTGTTCctcatatcgcttgacaaagcaccacttTATTCCTTTGAAACATTCTCTGCATATTAAATTGGTTCTtaatgctttgaaaaacttcataATATGTGAAAAAAAGCTGAAAGCtataatgtatggtaggctacctagaagGACGCTAACAGACTGAGAAAACCTGCACTCAGTCTGAgttattgtatgcagtgagagtcattttaaaatcttcacccactggtatttcacacatCTGTTATCATCCCTCCATGATTATGTATGGAGCTTGTTATGGATTTAATAAAATGTTCCTTTACATGGATGTGtcttgggaaccaaaaatggttttcTTATGGCATTGCACTAGATAACCACtctggcacatttatttttaagagcaaAGTTCTCCAAAGGCCACAGATTTTAAAGCAACACATTGACACCTATTAGGTTATACCGTTAAATATTCTGATCTTCTAGGAATTTGCTGTCCAGTTTAAAGAGATACTATATTTTAAATAACTCCCTGAATGTCTGTGcataagaaattttattttttggaaaatctCCCAGCGTCCAAAAAACATGCTAAGTGTCAGCCAGAGATCCTCCCTGCCCATggttcaaatgtttcttttatgtCTGTTGTGTTCATTTCTTATTGCTGTTCATTTAGTTTCTTAAAATCAAAGTATCTTTTTCcgtgcaggacactaacagatcttaccctgtgttattgtatgcggcgagagtccttttaaaatcattaacccattggtatttcacaaatcttttaccatcatggttatttactgtatggagccagagatctaaatacataaatggttctttctggagccttcatGCGGATGAGTCTTTTGGGAAACAAAACGGGTTTCCTATCGTTCCGAAGAAATactctggcacttttatttttaagaatgcgcTCAGTTAAATTTCATTTAGTCTTATCCCATTGGTAAAACCAAAACTTATGTCCTTTTAGGTCTGTGTTGATAATGCAAAGTTAAAGATACCATTATTGTATGTATTAATTGTCcatcaaactatttcaaatagaCATATTAACACTAATCATTAATTTAGACAAATTAGCAAAAATATTTCATCAtattaaaagtaacatttaattTACGCAAATTagcaaaagtaatttttcatttgtattactGTAGCAAGGTTCACCGACTATGTCAATTTTATGCCGCGTTTTTGATCATTAAAATATCGATTCAGTGTAGAATTCGTTGatacatatatacagaatatGTTCCTTTTTCTCCCAAAATCAGACGCATGTAGACTTGCTGCCatccttttttatatttgtccTTAATCCACGTGTGATTGTGTCATTTCACCACTGTTAGTATGCAGTGAGGACATTGGGCCGGTGTGATCCGTGTTGAATCCTCTCCTCTTCCACTTCTCTTCcttatatttttggtatttttaaaggACTGAGGCGAATGACACCGTGCCGcttttattgataaaaaacagaGTAGTCGTGCTTTCGCCACTCTAATCTAAAATGAGTATGtttgataatggatagatggattagtGTTGTATTTTTCAATATATCTTTCACTTTCAtatttagtgcatatgcactgtatGATACTAAAGCTCTTTAATTTACTGTCGGTATTTTATGAAAGCGGAGAGTCCGATCCAGGCAGAGTCTTCTGAAGTCTTCTTTTCACCATCGCACACACGTCGTAGCGCTACTTGATTTAACGATCCACAACCCAGGATGGAATCCTTCAGTGTCGATTACTCGCTGATCATCTGTGCCTTCACCTCAGTTTCCTGACCCATAAATGGTGGCGCAAATAGATTTGACAATATACGAGTAAACTatgatgatttattttaaaataaagttttaaaaaatacctcTAAATATTATTATAGCACGCTTATTGTATCCCTCTATAATAAAACCACGGCACACTGGATCCTTCTTCTGCTTTTAGAAATCTCAACCACACCTTCAGTCTTCATCCGAACGTTAAATATGCTTGTTTTAAGTGGTTTGGAAAGAAGATCTTAGCGGAGAAATGACGGAACCGATGTCTACAGTTGCAGGCGCCAGTGGCAAGAACCCCAAGCACCAGTGTCTAGCACCCGAAGATGCACAAATCCACTTGGATACGCCCGCCCTCCAGCAGCTCATTTGCCGTGGACGCTCTAATTGTCAGAGCAGAGCGCCGCTGGGTCACGTGACCcgaaccccttcgctaaatccgAAGTTTTCAGATTCACTGTGACTGCGGGATTCGCCGCATGCACGCGAAGTACTTGTTCTATTCCCGTGTATGTGATAAAGACTAGAGACATATCTCCAGCGCCAGTCGTTGTATGATTAATTTGCCATCTGATTTACACAGCGAATTTGCTGGCGCAGATGGAATACGAACGCCCGTCAGGAAGGGATTTCTTAAATATATGGTGGAGGTGAAGGTCTACGCCTATGGAAACTCAACGGTGCTCCTTATTAAGGTAAAAGCTTTTTCTGTAAATTCGAGTAGCACCGATTGCCTTCATAAATCATATAATGCTTTTTAAGGCAATGACTTTGGTTAAATTCCGCCTGGTTGCTGAGGTTTTTCGTCGAAAAGTAAAATATGTGGACTTGGTTATTTCTATTGTAAGACTTGCATTACAGTTTTGgttgccttattttattttaagtatttgtgtgtgtgtatgtgtgtgtgtgtgtgtgtgtgtgtgtgtgtgtgtgtgtgtgtgtgtgtgtgtgactattttatgttttatttcttgtgCCTGATCGTTCCAGATTTTATTACTCACAAATGAGTTCTCGAGGTTCGCACCCTCATCCTAATGTCTGCCTGACCTGTCGGTAACCCTCTGCATCTCCCGGCAGGTTCCAACTGTCAGTTGTGCTATCATGACCGATGGCGACAGGGGAACGCAGATCCATCCACTGGGCGGTAAGGATGCCAGGGTCCCAATATCAGAGTCAGGAGACGATGAGGACGGAGGCAGCACAGACAACCCTGTTCAAGGGAGTCTCGGTTCGGGAGACTCATGTGGTCCTGAACGGGCCGCGGACTTGGGTTCTGACAGTGAGGAGCAGCTCCAGTATCCGCTTTTGGCTCCGGTTGTCTTCTTCTACCTCAAGCAAACAACGCGCCCTCGTAGCTGGTGTCTGCGACTGGTCTGTAACCCATATCCTTTTTATTGCCAATCCGAAGGAGAAATGCGGGTATAAAAGACAAGATGGGCAAACGCACCTCCATATTTGGTTAATTtgtcctggagtttttttttttttttttttttgctttcagtgaACAGAAGGAGCTGGCTAATATAAGGTACATATTGTCCATGAATATATTTCCAAATCAATTTggtctttaatttaaaatacattttagcgTCCGTGAATATATGCCTAAATCACGTCCAAAAAGATAGTCTCGgaaacagcaaaaaatgtaaagtatgagCCCCCTGTTCATAGTGAAAAGAATAAACCAACTAAGCATTTGTTAGGGCTCGGGGTGGTATTATGTGGAGTGTTGGAGTGGGGAAGCGAGTTTACTTTTTTAGGTGTGTGTGCAACTGGAATCCCCTTCGCCATCCGCATGCCCCAAATATTTCTGGTTTAGGTCGACAGCCTGACAGCACCATAGCTGCTCCATTCTCCGCTCCGATTTTTAGATTTTACTCAGGAAAAGACTCAGTTCGGCAATTACATAACTGAATTTCGGTAATAACAGCGTGTCAAAGAGGATGGCTCGTGTTCTGTGCCGCAGATGAAGCTGGTGCTTAATGAACTTCAGCAACTCCCCTGGAAGGGAAGCTGTTAAAAAGTCACATCGATTGTATACGGTGACACACAATAGAACTTGGAGCCGTTCG includes these proteins:
- the LOC127529672 gene encoding voltage-dependent T-type calcium channel subunit alpha-1H-like, with translation MINLPSDLHSEFAGADGIRTPVRKGFLKYMVEVKVYAYGNSTVLLIKVPTVSCAIMTDGDRGTQIHPLGGKDARVPISESGDDEDGGSTDNPVQGSLGSGDSCGPERAADLGSDSEEQLQYPLLAPVVFFYLKQTTRPRSWCLRLVCNPYPFYCQSEGEMRV